The sequence below is a genomic window from Halolamina litorea.
TTGACGTAATCGGTTTAAGGGGGCGGAACACACTGGCGATAACTGAAACCTAGCATGTACAAACGGGTACGACTCAAGGACACGGTCGAGGTCCCGCCGCGGAACCTGGCCGACGTGACGGAAGCGCGGGTGCGAGCCCTGCTACAGGACAAGCTGGAGGGACGGATGGACGAGGACGTGGGGAGCGTCGTGAGCGTCGTCGAGGTCCACGAGATCGGCGACGGCGCCGTGCTCCCGAACCGACCGGGCGTCTACTACGAGGCCGAGTTCGACGCCATCACTTACGACCCGGACATGCAGGAGGTCGTCGACGGCACGGTCGTCGAAGTGGTCGAGTTCGGGGCGTTCGTCGGGATCGGCCCGATCGACGGGCTGCTCCACGTCTCCCAGATCTCCAACGAGTACCTCGCCTACGACGGCGAGAACCAACAGCTCGCATCGGGCGAGTCGAACAAGACCCTCGGCGTCGACGACGCCGTCAGGGTGCGCATCGTCACGAAGAGCATCGACGAGCGCAACCCCCGGGACTCCAAGATCGGACTCACGGCCAAGCAGCCCGGACTGGGCAAGCACCAGTGGCTCGCCGAGGAGTACGAGGAGCGAACCGAGGAGGGCGTCTAGATGGCCAAGCCGCGACTGGCGTGTCGGGAGTGCCACTACGTCAACGAGCCCGACAGCCAGAGCTGTGACTACTGTGGCTCCTCCAGCCTCACCGAGGACTGGGCGGGCTACGTGATCATCACCCACCCCGAGCAGAGCCAGGTGGCCGACGAGATGGAAGTCACCGAACCCGGCAGCTACGCGCTGAAGGTCCGGTAAGGTGCTGACGCTCCCCCCGGAGCTCCGCGAGGCGTTCAAGGAGCCGTTCGGCCCGCTGTTTACCGACGTCGAGCAACTGCTCTCGGAAGCGGAGACGCCCATCATCGCCGTCGGCGACATGGTCACCTACCACCTCCGACAGGCCGGTCACGAGCCACACGTCGCCGTCGTCGACGGGCTGACCGAGCGCGACGCGATTCCCGACGAGGTGCGTGCCGGACTCGAAGGGGCCGGTGACCGGCAGGTCGAACTGGTCAACGAGCCCGCAGCGCTCTCGCGTGACCTGCTGGTGGCGCTCCGCGACGCCGTCGACGCCGAGGAGCGCACGCTGCTGGTCGTCGAGGGCGAGGAGGACCTCGCCACGCTCCCGGCCGTGCTGGTGGCGCCGCTGGGTTCGAGCGTGGTCTACGGCCAACCCGGCGAGGGGATGGTGCTGATCCGCGTCACCGAGGCTGCCCGCGCCGAGATGCGGGACCTGTTGGTCCGGTTCGACGGCGACGCCGACGCGGCGTTGGCGACGCTGGGCGTGTAACGGGACCGATCAACCCCGCCCGACACCCAACAGGCCGACAGTAGCCCTTCGAAATCCTTTTGCCGTTTTCCGGCGCATCTTCGGGCAACTGACCATGGAGATCGAAATCATCGCCGAGGAGGAGAACCCGATGTTGCACCGTACCGACGTTCGCTTCGAGCTGACCCACGAGGAAGCCACGCCCTCGCGCCTGCAGGTCCGCGACAGCCTCGCGGCGACGCTGGACAAGGGGTCCGATGAGGTCGTGATCCGTAAGCTCGACACGAAGTTCGGGATGCGAAAGACCGTCGGCGACGCGAAGGTGTACGAGTCGGCCGACGACGCCCGCGACGTCGAGCAGGACCACATGCTCGAGCGAAACAAGATCGAGGCCGACGCGGACGCCGAAGAAGCGGCTGCGGACGGCGAGTAACGCCGGATGCGGGTTCTCGGTGTCGAGGGCACGGCGTGGTGTGCGAGTGCCGCCGTCCACGACACCGAGACCGACGAGACCCTTATCGAGTCAGACGCCTACGAACCGGAGAGCGGCGGCATTCACCCGCGCGAGGCCGCCGAACACATGGGCGACGCCATCCCGCGCGTGATCGAGACCGCCCTCGACCGATCCGGCGGCGACATCGACGCCGTCGCGTTCTCCCGCGGTCCGGGGCTCGGGCCGTGCCTGCGCGTCGCCGGCACCGCCGCGCGCGCGCTCGCCGGCACCCTCGACGTGCCACTCGTCGGCGTCAACCACATGGTGGCCCACCTCGAAATCGGCCGCCACGAGGCCGGCTTCGACTCGCCGGTCTGTCTGAACGCCTCCGGAGCCAACGCGCACCTGTTGGGCTTCCACGACGGCCGCTACCGCGTGCTCGGCGAGACGATGGACACCGGCGTCGGCAACGCCATCGACAAGTTCACGCGCCATCTCGGCTGGAGCCACCCCGGCGGGCCGAAAGTCGAGGAAGCCGCCAAGGACGGCGAGTACGT
It includes:
- the spt4 gene encoding transcription elongation factor subunit Spt4, which translates into the protein MAKPRLACRECHYVNEPDSQSCDYCGSSSLTEDWAGYVIITHPEQSQVADEMEVTEPGSYALKVR
- a CDS encoding 30S ribosomal protein S24e encodes the protein MEIEIIAEEENPMLHRTDVRFELTHEEATPSRLQVRDSLAATLDKGSDEVVIRKLDTKFGMRKTVGDAKVYESADDARDVEQDHMLERNKIEADADAEEAAADGE
- a CDS encoding GTP-dependent dephospho-CoA kinase family protein; amino-acid sequence: MLTLPPELREAFKEPFGPLFTDVEQLLSEAETPIIAVGDMVTYHLRQAGHEPHVAVVDGLTERDAIPDEVRAGLEGAGDRQVELVNEPAALSRDLLVALRDAVDAEERTLLVVEGEEDLATLPAVLVAPLGSSVVYGQPGEGMVLIRVTEAARAEMRDLLVRFDGDADAALATLGV
- a CDS encoding DNA-directed RNA polymerase, with translation MYKRVRLKDTVEVPPRNLADVTEARVRALLQDKLEGRMDEDVGSVVSVVEVHEIGDGAVLPNRPGVYYEAEFDAITYDPDMQEVVDGTVVEVVEFGAFVGIGPIDGLLHVSQISNEYLAYDGENQQLASGESNKTLGVDDAVRVRIVTKSIDERNPRDSKIGLTAKQPGLGKHQWLAEEYEERTEEGV